The Rhododendron vialii isolate Sample 1 chromosome 5a, ASM3025357v1 genome contains a region encoding:
- the LOC131327057 gene encoding cysteine-rich receptor-like protein kinase 5, translated as MAASRVPLPLYTFCLLGLLSPSTTVAAEPQFVDKLCPVDPPSTNDHSADHHLTTTLHSDLSSALFSSLSTNPTALTNGFYSFTARRPTSDASYGLFLCRGDLSPADCFDCIVFATKDVTTRCPGSKQVIIWYDECMLRYSNVSIFGTLDVSYHSGSTNDAILIEDLDFPSVLRGVLDNIVAQASRGDSSKKFATEENLSMINRKLYSLAQCTPDLSTSNCSDCLSQCTDNLFSKYSGYSYAMYRFPSCNAGFATFPFYSTSTATPHSPPPVLPPRPHPGLPPPVLPPRSPAPVLPLPHPPTSNPGKKGISFKVHNLIAIVVVPIGVSIIVLSVACFCFISRRREKKKLKNNIREDSVWTEITSVKPLRYDLGAIQAATNNLSDENKIGGDGFGPLYKGLLGDGQTIAVKKLSRTSGQDIEEFKNEVVSVATLQHRNLLKLLGFCLEGEEKMLIYELPPNKSLDCVLFDPQQQQQPLDWSRRYKIIREIAGGMLYLHEDSQLRIIHGDLKASNILLDGDMNVYISDFGIARILGVDKNQGNASEIDGTLDHMSSEYAMHGQWSVKSDVFSFGILVLEIITGKKNNVLYQSDTPMDLLSYARKLWSDEAPLDLTDATEIGPYSKNEVTRCIHVALLCVQDDPDARPSMAIAVPMLDGYSTTLSIPQPPAFLTQSRTDIALNRSRSKSIVWSVNEASISELEPR; from the exons ATGGCAGCCTCGAGAGTCCCTTTGCCTCTTTACACATTTTGCTTGCTTGGCCTCCTGAGCCCCTCAACAACCGTAGCAGCTGAGCCCCAATTTGTCGATAAACTTTGCCCAGTCGATCCACCAAGCACAAACGATCACTCCGCTGATCACCACCTGACCACCACCTTACACTCCGATCTCTCCTCCGCTCTCTTCTCCAGTCTCTCGACAAACCCCACCGCGCTCACCAACGGCTTTTACAGCTTCACCGCCCGCAGGCCTACCAGCGATGCCTCTTACGGACTCTTCCTATGCCGCGGCGACCTCTCCCCCGCCGACTGTTTCGACTGCATCGTCTTCGCGACTAAAGATGTAACCACACGGTGCCCCGGATCGAAGCAGGTCATAATCTGGTACGACGAGTGCATGCTACGCTACTCCAACGTCTCCATCTTCGGCACTCTGGACGTATCGTACCATAGTGGTTCCACTAATGATGCTATACTCATAGAGGACCTCGATTTTCCTAGCGTGTTGAGAGGG GTCTTGGACAATATAGTTGCTCAGGCTTCGAGGGGAGACTCGAGTAAAAAATTTGCTACAGAAGAAAATCTCTCTATGATTAATCGAAAGCTGTACTCACTAGCACAATGCACGCCAGATTTATCTACTTCGAATTGCAGTGACTGCCTTAGTCAGTGCACCGATAATCTATTCAGCAAATACAGCGGATATTCGTATGCCATGTATCGCTTTCCAAGCTGTAATGCCGGGTTTGCCACTTTCCCATTTTATAGCACGTCCACCGCAACTCCGCATTCGCCTCCGCCAGTCCTTCCTCCACGTCCGCATCCGGGTTTGCCTCCACCAGTCCTTCCTCCGCGTTCGCCTGCTCCAGTCCTCCCTCTGCCGCATCCTCCTACAAGCAATCCTG GAAAGAAGGGAATTTCTTTCAAAGTGCACAACCTCATTGCCATCGTAGTAGTTCCGATCGGGGTCTCTATTATAGTGCTTTCCGTCGCATGTTTCTGTTTCATAAGTAGGAGGAGGGAAAAgaagaaacttaaaaacaataTTAGAGAAGATTCTG TTTGGACTGAAATCACATCAGTAAAGCCCTTGCGATATGATTTGGGTGCGATTCAAGCTGCCACAAACAACCTCTCGGATGAAAATAAAATTGGCGGAGATGGATTTGGACCGCTCTACAAG GGATTACTTGGAGATGGACAAACAATAGCTGTGAAGAAGCTATCTCGAACCTCAGGGCAAGATATAGAAGAATTCAAGAATGAGGTGGTATCGGTAGCCACGCTTCAGCATAGGAATCTGCTCAAGTTACTGGGATTTTGcttggaaggagaagaaaagatgCTCATCTATGAACTTCCGCCCAACAAAAGCCTCGATTGCGTTCTGTTCG ATccgcaacaacaacaacaaccgtTGGATTGGTCAAGACGTTACAAGATTATAAGAGAGATAGCTGGAGGGATGTTGTACCTTCATGAAGATTCTCAGCTTAGAATCATCCACGGTGACCTTAAAGCTAGCAATATTCTATTAGATGGTGATATGAACGTATATATTTCAGATTTTGGCATTGCCAGGATCTTAGGAGTGGATAAAAATCAAGGAAATGCAAGTGAAATCGATGGAACATT GGATCATATGTCTTCAGAATATGCGATGCATGGACAATGGTCTGTCAAGTCTGATGTGTTTAGCTTCGGGATCTTAGTTCTGGAGATTATTACTGGAAAAAAGAATAATGTCTTGTATCAATCAGACACTCCCATGGACCTTCTGAGCTAT GCTCGGAAGCTTTGGAGTGATGAAGCACCATTGGATTTGACGGATGCAACTGAGATAGGGCCTTATTCGAAAAATGAAGTCACAAGATGCATCCATGTCGCCTTATTATGTGTTCAAGATGATCCGGATGCCAGGCCCTCCATGGCAATCGCAGTTCCAATGCTCGATGGCTATTCTACTACGTTGTCGATTCCCCAACCACCTGCATTCCTCACTCAGAGTAGAACTGACATTGCGTTGAATCGGTCTAGGAGCAAATCAATAGTGTGGTCTGTGAATGAAGCATCAATCAGTGAGCTAGAGCCAAGGTAA